Within the Gossypium raimondii isolate GPD5lz chromosome 12, ASM2569854v1, whole genome shotgun sequence genome, the region CTTCGTTAGAAGACATTTGTCTTCATGTTTATGATTACAGACCATTTGTTTAAATCCTAAGATCTGTCCGTTGCTCTATTGGTAATAGTCTGGACTGAAGTGTCTGCAGTTAGTGAACCAAGCATGCCTAATGAACCTGCCCATTTTAAAGTCTTTAGTGAGAGCTGTAGCCGTTACAAAACAGCTTTTCTCCATTCTTTGACCCTACAAAACAAGCATGAGATTACAATTTCACAGCACTGCTtccatataaaattaaaactcttaACACTTTTCTTTCCCTTGTCTTCTTGTACTAATTGTTCATCTTTTGAAAATCTAGTTTAGATAAATATCTTAACATGGAAATGGGActaggatcaaattaaaaaaagaaaaaagttgaaaaaaatcatGTTAGACTCGTATTGATTTCTAACATTCACATCCGAAAGTAATGATAGTCTAGTCGTGTAAGATGATGAGGAAAGAAATGGAGGAACAATAATACTTCCATTGAAAATATCCATATTATTGAGAAACACCATAATACTTCCATTGAAAATATCCATgttattataaatttgtttatgaAAAATACTATGAACGTTCACAAGGTGGAAGAGGGGCTCCACACAATCCAGGATTACCAATAAATGAAGATACAGGGATTATGGCTTTATGGGGAGGAATTTCCCCTCTTAATTGATTATGCGACACGTCAAATTCCTTGAGCTCATTCAAATTGATCACCTTCCCTGGGATGCTCCCCATGAGATTGTTCCTCGAAAGCAAAATTGTGGTCAATCCCATGGCATCACCAAGCTCCACTGGTATCTTCCCTGAAAGGCCATTGCTTACCATCTTCAAGATTCTCAGCTCACTCAACTTCCTTATGGATTTTGGTATTGACCCTTTTAGCAGATTATATGACAGAACAAGCGATGTAATAGAATCCATTGCAGAGCTCTGTAGAACGGAGTCATTAATAGGACCAGCGAACATATTGTCAGATAGATCaatagagttgtaatggccTATAGGGTCATCAGTTCCTTTGGAGAAAATTGTATCCAGGTTACCAGAGAACTTGTTTGAATGAAGATCAAGGTCCATTAGACGCCTAAGATTCTTGAATTCAGCTGGGATTGATGAGTGAAGACcgttatttgataaattaagtaAAGAAAGGCTGGTCATATTCCCAATCCAACGCGGTAGTTTCCCTGTCAGAGCATTATCTGATAAATCTAGCGTAGAAATGGATGTAGAAGATAACCACCTCGGAAGAGACCCTCTAATCCCAGTTTTCGCCAACATAAGCCGAAAAAGTTTCAATTTAGCAAACCATTTTGGTATGCTAACTAGTCCAAGAGGATTAAACGACAGATCCAATGTCTGTAAGTTCTGCAACTTGGCCAGCTCTGTAGGAAGTTCACCAGAGAGATGGTTTCTAGATAAATCTAATGTTTGAAGGTTTTGCAAATTGCTGAAACTAGAAGGAATCTTGCTGGTAATACGATTATTCGATAAGAATAATTCAGTAAGAGTGACAAGGTGGCCCATTGTAGCTGGTAATTTCCCAGTTAGCTTGTTGTTCTCAAGGATTAGCCTCTGAATGCTTGGGAGGTGGCCAATGGATGGAGGTAAACTTCCTGTCATCTTGTTTTCTGATATGCGGCAAAACTGAAGAGAGATGAGCCCCGAAATCGATGAAGGGATGCTTCCTGTAATCTGGTTTTGATTGAGATCTAGGAGTACTAATGCTGAAAGTCCTCCTATGGATTTAGGAATGCTGCCTTTTATCGTGTTTTGGGATAAGTCCAGATATTTGAGGCTCTTAAGCTTGCCTATAGTTGTAGGCAAACTGCCAGAAATATTGTTAGCATGAAGATCAAGCTTTGTCAATAATACCAACTTCCCTATTGTTGCTGGAATTGATCCTCTCAATTGGTTTTCCGAAAGACCAAGTTCGGTGAGTGCTGTTAAGGATCCAATAACAGAGAAAGGTATAATACCAGA harbors:
- the LOC105763242 gene encoding probable leucine-rich repeat receptor-like protein kinase At1g35710: MFSLLLLLLPSLSFSPSAWAACNAVDKEALLGFKRTITADPSRLLQSWISSTDCCTSWKGVACNSVGRVVNVTRSGLVSDDDDLLDTFMNGTLSPSLGNLSYLQLLDLSNLKNLNGPIPPEFGKLRRLTHLFLNSNQLTGSIPATFKHLSRLERLFLNNNHISGIIPFSVIGSLTALTELGLSENQLRGSIPATIGKLVLLTKLDLHANNISGSLPTTIGKLKSLKYLDLSQNTIKGSIPKSIGGLSALVLLDLNQNQITGSIPSSISGLISLQFCRISENKMTGSLPPSIGHLPSIQRLILENNKLTGKLPATMGHLVTLTELFLSNNRITSKIPSSFSNLQNLQTLDLSRNHLSGELPTELAKLQNLQTLDLSFNPLGLVSIPKWFAKLKLFRLMLAKTGIRGSLPRWLSSTSISTLDLSDNALTGKLPRWIGNMTSLSLLNLSNNGLHSSIPAEFKNLRRLMDLDLHSNKFSGNLDTIFSKGTDDPIGHYNSIDLSDNMFAGPINDSVLQSSAMDSITSLVLSYNLLKGSIPKSIRKLSELRILKMVSNGLSGKIPVELGDAMGLTTILLSRNNLMGSIPGKVINLNELKEFDVSHNQLRGEIPPHKAIIPVSSFIGNPGLCGAPLPPCERS